The Chelonia mydas isolate rCheMyd1 chromosome 1, rCheMyd1.pri.v2, whole genome shotgun sequence nucleotide sequence CTATCCATCATGTACAATGAAGGTATTAATACAGAGAAAAGTGTAAAACAGACATTCCTATGGAGCAGATTTTACACAGTTGTATTTATAAGAGTGATGTTCTCTATTCAGTAGACAGATATTAAGACCACCAATGGATGTCAGACTTTTATTTCTATAAATAATTGTACATATAAGATTTGTAATTCTCATGATCTTCAGTAtcaaatataaatcaataaaattGAACATTTCTGCTTAAATAAAGCCTCTTTGAATGTATTTTAAAGTAGATAATATTCAATGTCAGCCACTGTAATATCTGCAATTTCAAATGTGCATGAGCCCTACTGTACAGAATAGTTgataaaagtgaaaaaataattaaaaagagcaATTTCCCCTAAACAATAACTACTAAGTGCTTGATTTCTGTTCAGATGCATTGTACCTgaaagaattttgaaaatgtggaacaAGTCTACCACcaccaagacaaaaaaaaaaaaaaatatgcagcTGATGTTCTAAACATAGTCCATTGTTGGTTGATGCTATAAAAGAAGAGAAGCAAGTCTATATTCCTAACTGGTAAAAATGAATGTATGCAGGTCTCCAGTAATCCACTGTGGTCCTTACAAAGCTGAAAGAACTGTGATTCCTGGTGAAAACCCTCACATTACTTCTAGAGCCTCAGGCCAGCTGAGGTGGTAATTTTGTGcagaataatttgttttaaaagaaaagagcatTAGTTCTAAATTTGTGATTACTGTCTACTGCAGGCAAAAGGAAGCGTGAGAGTGTGTTTACTGAAAGTTGTTACCAAACTGGCAACTTAAACTGGAGCTTTACAAGAACACCTTTAAGCAGAGCATAAGAATTGCATTAGTTTACTCAAATAACCAGAGGCAAAGAAAGCTGTACAAAATCTAAAACTACTTTGATCTTTGTTTATACTCTGATGATTCAAACTTCATTCCAGACTAAAATTAATTTCTCCAGCATCCTAACATGCAGCTGTAGATAGTGGTTACTAACCTTTTACCAGCAGCATCCCTGCTCTCTTGAATGGCAGAGATCACCCTGAAAGTAAACAGGTCCTGCATTTAAAGACTACCTGCCATGGAGCAGAATCCTCACTTTAGGTAATTTTGCAGAGGTTTCTTTCCACCCCACCCCGTCCACAGTTACAAGAATGCATTAAACCCTATGCCTACAGCTCCCACAAACCTGGTTGCTGCATTCTCAGTCCAAGTGTTTATCCCCTAAGCCGAATTCTGTCATCAGCCCTACTCTGGATTGTACTGTTACCCAAGAGTGAGTCCCTAGGAGGGGATTAGTAGTAGTTTGTTTTGGGTAGGAATGCCACCAATTTCTCTCCTAGTATCTATAGTAGTTAACCATTACAATTACTAGAAAGATCTCATCCTCCTATCTAGCACGCCAGGAGCCCCTCCATAATGGAGatgaagggtaaaattttcaaaattatttaagtGACTTAGatacctaaatcccattgactttcattttcAGTTAGAAATTTTCCCCAAAGGCCCACTTCGCTTGAAGTGTTTATTCAAgaggtttttttcatttcaggGTGAAAGTGAAGTTAGAGCCTTACTACTGGGCGATTTCCAGTCTCACATGGTGAAACTGGAGATACTCCAGGTGGTAGAGAGTATGACCTTGATTTCTGAGTTCCTTCTACCTCAAGCCCTTAGCGATTTGTCTAAGGCCCAGAAAGAGTCAGGATAGGATTCAGGCCTGTCCTAATTACTAAGCCCTAACCTATGctatagttaggtcaacataaggcagcttatatCAGTGTCTACATTACAGTCTTGCTCTGGCCAATGAGGTATCTACTACACTCACATGACTCCAACTGCACCTCCAccaggcatagggcttatgtcagtgtagttagggtgatgcagtgtcaATGCTGACACTGTTACTTACGTTGGCTGTTCCCTATCTTGTCAGcagagccgtgaaattgacaagaaagcccgGCTTCTGCCCCCAAACTCTCAGTTCCCTGCCAGGAGCATGCCTCTGACTGGACTCTGGGTGTGGATCTCCCCACCAGAGGTGAGAAGCCACAGGTGGCTTCCCCACTGCTCCCACTGGGGTGCGGAGAGCCCTGGGTCACTGCCCCTCTTCAATTGATGGACGTGCTCCGAGTAGCgtggacatcagccaccacagtaattatgAACCTAGGACATAAgattgtagtatagacatgccccCTCCCTGTCCTATATTCAGACCACTTTACTTTGTCAAGTATCACTATACTTAATTCAATATTCAACAGTGTATCCATTCCAATGTCCTAGTTTTAGAGCAGTGTGTGATAAAACTCTGTCTGCTTGAGATATTTAGCAAGAAACCATGTGAGATTCTTCCAAGTTTCAGTAAAAACGTGTTTAGCCCTTACAGTTGTGAAGAAAACTTAACTGGGACTCAGTGTGTCAGGCAGCCTGAAATAAAAGCTCCATCTATCTTAGAGGCATGTTTAAAAGTACCCTGTGAAGTTTTTCCATGTTACTAGGGCCTTTgggtgttttaaaaaacaaaattaattaaaaggtTTTTGCTTACAAAAACTCAGTTCAGTTTTTATGTATTTGCCATTTTTGCATTAAAGATTTCCTAGAGACTTACGAGCTATTATATCAGTAAGTACTTTGCTAAAACAGTCCTATCTGCTATAATGTATTGGGCAGCTAAAATCAGCTTTTAAAAGGTCCCTGAGCACACATTTACTCAGTAGACCGTAATGGCCCCAAAAGTGCTGGTATGGTCTAGTGggacaaaataaaaacatgattttaaatTTAACTGCTGTACATTCCCAAGATTTTATCCTAATACATTTTATAAACCCAGTAGATCTTACAAACAATTATTACAATCAAGTTAGCTTTAACAGACAAAATTTAGAACAGTTGGTTACACCACCCAGTGAGAAGTTCATTCTATTTTTAGGCTTTTCTAATTCTCTTTACTATCACCTTTTTTTTCCTTACAGCATTTTCCATAGCTGTAATTGTTTTCTTCTGAGCCATTTACTGACCGAGGATTGTCGTGCAGTAACCTGAGCTGGTTTTTCAATATACTGAAATCAGCCACATTTCATTATCTGCTGTTGCAGCAGCACCACTGTTTTGCAAAACTGATATGAAACGTTACCAGGTAGCATGAAGAACCCTTCGACTCAGCTGCCCTTTTACCTTGATTTtactaaaagaaagaaaaaacccaaacacaatgTTTTTGATTGGTGAGTAAAATACTATTATTCATCTTGTCTGAGGGAATAGGTAAAATTTTGTCAGACTTGGCATCAGAGTCTGTATCTCTATGGTAATGATGTTAGAATCAATGATTTTGTGGTTGGAAAGGTTACAAAAGGTCTTGGGTGCTTCAGTAAAAGTATTCTAGATTTACTTGAGAGAGGCTTGTGATCAACATGTGCTCAGTGCATTTTCTTAATACATTGTGTTACCTTCCATTTTTAATCTCTACTTTCACGTAGCACATAATGAAGACCATGATTCCCTAAGGAATCATAATTGTCATAGTATGGGAGATTTATCCACGCTGGCTGGTAGGTGGTTGTGCTGTACACAAAGCATTCTATAATGCTGTTAACAGCTGGCCTCTCTTCAGGTGCACTGCTTTTATCTTCCCACTCGACTACTTCAAGCCTCACTGGAGTACGTTGATACATGTCTGGGCAACCTTCAAATTCATCAAGGAATTGCAGCATCTGGTCATCAACGGAATAAATCTCTCCAGTAACATGGTGTCCCGTTCCTGGGATGTTCAGCAAAAAAGGAATGTTATATTTTCCTGTAATCACCAAAGGGTATTTCTCCACGGTGCGCCCCCTGCCTTGGAATTTTGCTGTCCCATGGGTACCATTTAACATGTGCTGGTAATTGGGCTGGCCTTTTTTAAGGGTTCCATACACAAAAACACGAGCCATTCTACCTAcagaagaaacaaacacaaaaataagtATTACTAATAATCTATTTAATAGAAAATTCAGTGTACAATGTGCACTGAaggtacatgcacacacaaaacgaTCTGGAAATATAACTGAGCAAGGGGATTTTCTTACATGATTCTTCTTCCACATATAAATTCCAGCAACAGCATTTATCCATCTTGCTCAAGTCCAGCATAAAAACTGGTTGGGAAAAgtctattaatttttaattctctTTCCTACAAATGGATTAATTTCCATTCCTTCACTACAGCAGCCACAACACTGACCAAATGTATTTTTGAACCATAGTGAAACTGGAACATATCTTGCCTCTTTCTTTCACATGATTCCatgacccttcctgcagccatgcTAATGCTACTGTGCTATGATGCTTTGTGACACACCAAAAGCAACCCAGGGAGCCATTTCAGTTACCAAAACAACTGCACTACAATTGACATGTCCTTTACCAAAAACAATTTGGAAATCCTTTAGTTATGTTCATGTACTGTACAGGAGCAGTCACATTTTTAACTGTCTGTTCCTCTGCTCATGATTACAATTTGGATAGTTGGGTGCAGCATGTTTTAAAACTGCATTTGATTTCTTGGGATTAACATGGCAATGAGTGAGTCATTGCCACTTGGGTGCTTTCCACCTCAGAGAAGTGTGTGGCTACCCTCCCAACACATTTGAGAATCCTTATTTCACACTGAAGAAAGTGCATTGCTGCCCTAGAACAGAAGCAATACATTTCAGTATGAATGTTTGCATGGCGAGTTTTCACACAGGGTAATACAGTGGTGTGGCACTGgtcatttaaaagcaaaattcaAGGCTTTGAACACAGCATCACATCATCATGCTATGTTGCATAACAGCATTTAGTTGAGAAGGAGACAATAAGGCTTA carries:
- the GGACT gene encoding gamma-glutamylaminecyclotransferase isoform X3, which encodes MARVFVYGTLKKGQPNYQHMLNGTHGTAKFQGRGRTVEKYPLVITGKYNIPFLLNIPGTGHHVTGEIYSVDDQMLQFLDEFEGCPDMYQRTPVRLEVVEWEDKSSAPEERPAVNSIIECFVYSTTTYQPAWINLPYYDNYDSLGNHGLHYVLRESRD
- the GGACT gene encoding gamma-glutamylaminecyclotransferase isoform X2; this encodes MGGNLLWHLLLAVWSMNPFNACKPCPVRCFVELPGVSRQRCKSRMARVFVYGTLKKGQPNYQHMLNGTHGTAKFQGRGRTVEKYPLVITGKYNIPFLLNIPGTGHHVTGEIYSVDDQMLQFLDEFEGCPDMYQRTPVRLEVVEWEDKSSAPEERPAVNSIIECFVYSTTTYQPAWINLPYYDNYDSLGNHGLHYVLRESRD